The Raoultibacter phocaeensis genome contains a region encoding:
- a CDS encoding NifB/NifX family molybdenum-iron cluster-binding protein produces the protein MRIAVASEGLDVSPYFEHCTSFTFYTIDCGIIAECQNMPNPQLPSGSLASLLVELEVDVLIAGCIKRTSIHALMEADIEVVSGVVGTARAATEAYLAQTLIGCDEWCDYDDESDVEPQLAEA, from the coding sequence ATGAGGATTGCAGTCGCGAGCGAGGGCCTTGACGTTTCTCCTTATTTCGAACACTGCACCAGCTTCACCTTCTATACCATCGATTGCGGCATCATCGCCGAATGCCAGAATATGCCCAACCCGCAGCTGCCGTCCGGCAGTCTTGCATCGCTGCTCGTCGAACTCGAAGTCGACGTGCTCATCGCCGGTTGCATCAAACGCACGTCGATCCATGCGCTCATGGAAGCGGATATCGAAGTCGTGTCGGGTGTCGTGGGCACAGCGCGCGCCGCCACCGAAGCGTATCTTGCCCAGACGCTCATCGGCTGCGACGAATGGTGCGATTACGACGATGAAAGCGATGTTGAACCCCAACTCGCCGAAGCGTAA